The following are encoded together in the Thermodesulfobacteriota bacterium genome:
- a CDS encoding acyl-CoA dehydrogenase family protein codes for MARDVYGEDHRIFRESFRRFVANEIAPNAAAWEKAGAVPRAAWLKMGENGFLCPWLPEEYGGLGLGFEYSVIINEELIRGDAYGFGVPLHSDVAVPYVESYATPEVKGEWLPKCASGEAVACLGLTEPGAGSDLAAIRTRAERDGDAYAVNGSKVFITNGIFADICVLACKTDPKAGHKGMSLLLVPLDLPGIRRRALDKMGSHMQDTAELSFDDVRVPAGYLLGEEGQGFRYMMAKLQRERLEVCIKCQVMAEECLKEGLKYSQERKAFGKPIGDFQANAFKLAEMATDVEIGRTFLDALVADFVRGVDIVQRVSMAKYWLGEMVNRVAYGAVQLHGGYGYMEEYRICRLYRDVRALSIYAGTSEVMKLIVSRRLGLNPS; via the coding sequence ATGGCTCGGGACGTGTACGGCGAGGACCACCGGATCTTCCGGGAGTCCTTTCGGCGGTTCGTGGCAAACGAGATCGCCCCCAACGCGGCGGCGTGGGAGAAGGCCGGGGCCGTGCCCCGGGCGGCCTGGCTCAAGATGGGGGAGAACGGGTTCCTGTGCCCCTGGCTCCCGGAGGAGTATGGGGGACTCGGGCTGGGATTCGAGTACTCGGTCATCATCAACGAGGAGCTCATCCGGGGCGACGCCTACGGCTTCGGGGTGCCGCTCCACAGCGACGTGGCGGTGCCCTACGTGGAGTCCTACGCAACCCCCGAGGTCAAGGGGGAGTGGCTCCCCAAGTGCGCGTCGGGGGAGGCGGTGGCGTGCCTGGGGCTCACGGAGCCCGGCGCGGGCTCCGACCTCGCGGCCATCCGGACCCGGGCGGAGCGCGACGGGGACGCCTACGCGGTGAACGGCTCCAAGGTCTTCATCACCAACGGCATCTTCGCCGACATCTGCGTGCTGGCCTGCAAGACCGACCCCAAGGCCGGCCACAAGGGGATGAGCCTGCTACTGGTGCCCCTGGACCTGCCGGGCATCCGCCGCCGCGCCCTCGACAAGATGGGCTCCCACATGCAGGATACCGCCGAGCTCTCCTTCGACGACGTGCGGGTGCCCGCGGGCTACCTCCTGGGGGAGGAGGGGCAGGGCTTCAGGTACATGATGGCGAAGCTCCAGCGCGAGCGGCTCGAGGTGTGCATCAAGTGCCAGGTCATGGCGGAGGAGTGCCTCAAGGAGGGCTTGAAATACTCCCAGGAGCGCAAGGCCTTCGGGAAGCCCATCGGCGACTTCCAGGCCAACGCCTTCAAGCTGGCGGAGATGGCCACCGACGTGGAGATCGGCCGCACCTTCCTCGACGCCCTGGTAGCCGATTTCGTCCGCGGCGTCGATATCGTGCAGAGGGTCTCCATGGCCAAGTACTGGCTGGGGGAGATGGTGAACCGGGTCGCCTACGGGGCCGTGCAGCTCCACGGGGGGTACGGCTACATGGAGGAGTACCGCATCTGCCGCCTCTACCGCGATGTGCGGGCGCTCTCCATCTACGCCGGCACGAGCGAGGTGATGAAGCTCATCGTGAGCCGCAGGCTCGGCCTCAACCCCTCGTAG